A genomic window from Gossypium hirsutum isolate 1008001.06 chromosome D12, Gossypium_hirsutum_v2.1, whole genome shotgun sequence includes:
- the LOC107945297 gene encoding urease accessory protein D isoform X1 — protein sequence MEMEKGKVVVEKVRGKSTVIRSFSKYPLKFITPRKVGSSITDAVWIYSLTYGGGIVSGDSISVEFTIGDGCTAVLTTQSSTKVYKSLGSKCSEQVLEARIGSGALFVVIPDPVTCFSTARYSQKQVFRVVSDSSLVIVDWFTSGRHESGEKWDFELYRSSNCIFAEGNQPVFLDTVLLEQSSPVDIAERMHEYQVIAMVLIYGPKLKHVQDQVQENVKRLMSQQLQIPSTRLGCCAKTNSDNCLVRPAFIASCSAFGPKGMGVVVRVASTTTEAVYRFLHHQLAGMEPLLGVSPYS from the exons ATGGAAATGGAGAAGGGAAAGGTTGTAGTGGAGAAGGTGAGAGGAAAGTCAACAGTGATAAGAAGCTTCTCAAAGTATCCACTTAAATTCATTACCCCAAGAAAG GTGGGTTCTTCCATTACCGATGCTGTCTGGATTTACAGCCTCACCTATGGCGGTGGCATTGTCTCC GGGGATTCTATTTCAGTTGAATTTACAATTGGAGATGGCTGCACTGCTGTTCTTACTACCCAATCCTCTACAAAG GTCTACAAATCTTTGGGATCCAAGTGTTCTGAACAAGTCTTGGAG GCAAGAATTGGTAGTGGTGCTCTATTCGTAGTCATTCCGGATCCAGTAACATGTTTTTCCACTGCAAGATATTCTCAGAAACAGGTCTTCAGAGTGGTGTCCGACTCAAGTTTGGTCATTGTAGATTGGTTTACAAGCGGTCGTCATGAGAGTGGGGAGAAATGGGATTTTGAACTTTATCGGAGCAGCAACTGCATATTTGCCGAAGGCAATCAACCTGTCTTTCTTGACACT GTCTTGCTAGAACAATCTAGCCCGGTGGATATAGCAGAACGCATGCACGAGTACCAAGTCATCGCAATGGTCTTAATCTATGG CCCAAAGTTGAAGCATGTTCAAGACCAAGTTCAAGAAAATGTGAAGAGGTTAATGTCTCAGCAATTACAGATTCCTTCCACTAGGTTGGGGTGCTGTGCTAAAACAAATTCAGATAATTGTTTGGTCAGGCCAGCTTTTATTGCTTCCTGCAGTGCCTTTGGTCCTAAG GGAATGGGTGTTGTTGTTCGGGTAGCTTCTACAACAACTGAGGCAGTCTATAGGTTCCTGCACCATCAATTGGCTGGGATGGAGCCCCTTCTCGGTGTATCACCCTATTCTTGA
- the LOC107945297 gene encoding urease accessory protein D isoform X3: MLSGFTASPMAVALSPYSLGDSISVEFTIGDGCTAVLTTQSSTKVYKSLGSKCSEQVLEARIGSGALFVVIPDPVTCFSTARYSQKQVFRVVSDSSLVIVDWFTSGRHESGEKWDFELYRSSNCIFAEGNQPVFLDTVLLEQSSPVDIAERMHEYQVIAMVLIYGPKLKHVQDQVQENVKRLMSQQLQIPSTRLGCCAKTNSDNCLVRPAFIASCSAFGPKGMGVVVRVASTTTEAVYRFLHHQLAGMEPLLGVSPYS; this comes from the exons ATGCTGTCTGGATTTACAGCCTCACCTATGGCGGTGGCATTGTCTCCGTATTCTCTC GGGGATTCTATTTCAGTTGAATTTACAATTGGAGATGGCTGCACTGCTGTTCTTACTACCCAATCCTCTACAAAG GTCTACAAATCTTTGGGATCCAAGTGTTCTGAACAAGTCTTGGAG GCAAGAATTGGTAGTGGTGCTCTATTCGTAGTCATTCCGGATCCAGTAACATGTTTTTCCACTGCAAGATATTCTCAGAAACAGGTCTTCAGAGTGGTGTCCGACTCAAGTTTGGTCATTGTAGATTGGTTTACAAGCGGTCGTCATGAGAGTGGGGAGAAATGGGATTTTGAACTTTATCGGAGCAGCAACTGCATATTTGCCGAAGGCAATCAACCTGTCTTTCTTGACACT GTCTTGCTAGAACAATCTAGCCCGGTGGATATAGCAGAACGCATGCACGAGTACCAAGTCATCGCAATGGTCTTAATCTATGG CCCAAAGTTGAAGCATGTTCAAGACCAAGTTCAAGAAAATGTGAAGAGGTTAATGTCTCAGCAATTACAGATTCCTTCCACTAGGTTGGGGTGCTGTGCTAAAACAAATTCAGATAATTGTTTGGTCAGGCCAGCTTTTATTGCTTCCTGCAGTGCCTTTGGTCCTAAG GGAATGGGTGTTGTTGTTCGGGTAGCTTCTACAACAACTGAGGCAGTCTATAGGTTCCTGCACCATCAATTGGCTGGGATGGAGCCCCTTCTCGGTGTATCACCCTATTCTTGA
- the LOC107945297 gene encoding urease accessory protein D isoform X2, which translates to MEMEKGKVVVEKVRGKSTVIRSFSKYPLKFITPRKVGSSITDAVWIYSLTYGGGIVSGDSISVEFTIGDGCTAVLTTQSSTKVYKSLGSKCSEQVLEKQVFRVVSDSSLVIVDWFTSGRHESGEKWDFELYRSSNCIFAEGNQPVFLDTVLLEQSSPVDIAERMHEYQVIAMVLIYGPKLKHVQDQVQENVKRLMSQQLQIPSTRLGCCAKTNSDNCLVRPAFIASCSAFGPKGMGVVVRVASTTTEAVYRFLHHQLAGMEPLLGVSPYS; encoded by the exons ATGGAAATGGAGAAGGGAAAGGTTGTAGTGGAGAAGGTGAGAGGAAAGTCAACAGTGATAAGAAGCTTCTCAAAGTATCCACTTAAATTCATTACCCCAAGAAAG GTGGGTTCTTCCATTACCGATGCTGTCTGGATTTACAGCCTCACCTATGGCGGTGGCATTGTCTCC GGGGATTCTATTTCAGTTGAATTTACAATTGGAGATGGCTGCACTGCTGTTCTTACTACCCAATCCTCTACAAAG GTCTACAAATCTTTGGGATCCAAGTGTTCTGAACAAGTCTTGGAG AAACAGGTCTTCAGAGTGGTGTCCGACTCAAGTTTGGTCATTGTAGATTGGTTTACAAGCGGTCGTCATGAGAGTGGGGAGAAATGGGATTTTGAACTTTATCGGAGCAGCAACTGCATATTTGCCGAAGGCAATCAACCTGTCTTTCTTGACACT GTCTTGCTAGAACAATCTAGCCCGGTGGATATAGCAGAACGCATGCACGAGTACCAAGTCATCGCAATGGTCTTAATCTATGG CCCAAAGTTGAAGCATGTTCAAGACCAAGTTCAAGAAAATGTGAAGAGGTTAATGTCTCAGCAATTACAGATTCCTTCCACTAGGTTGGGGTGCTGTGCTAAAACAAATTCAGATAATTGTTTGGTCAGGCCAGCTTTTATTGCTTCCTGCAGTGCCTTTGGTCCTAAG GGAATGGGTGTTGTTGTTCGGGTAGCTTCTACAACAACTGAGGCAGTCTATAGGTTCCTGCACCATCAATTGGCTGGGATGGAGCCCCTTCTCGGTGTATCACCCTATTCTTGA
- the LOC107945295 gene encoding bifunctional purine biosynthesis protein PurH: MLGTAASSAPTIPTTAQTANSIRRAFQTTTFDSLSSSHHPILCARFHFLSLRFFSNVSTKAMSHSQTLHASNYHPQSSAPGNKQALISLSDKKELTLLGNGLQELGYTIVSTGGTASALENAGVSVTKVEQLTCFPEMLDGRVKTLHPNIHGGILARRDQKHHMEALNEHGIGTFDVVVVNLYPFYDKVTSTGGIAFDDGIENIDIGGPAMIRAAAKNHKDVLVVVDSQDYPALLEFLKGSQDDQQFRRNLAWKAFEHVASYDSAVSEWLWKQTGGDKFPPKLTVPLSLKSSLRYGENPHQKAAFYVDKSLSEVNAGGIATAIQHHGKEMSYNNYLDADAAWNCVSEFRNPTCVIVKHTNPCGVASGDDILEAYRLAVKADPVSAFGGIVAFNIEVDDALAKEIREFRSPTDGETRMFYEIVVAPKYTEKGLEILCGKSKTLRILEAKKNEKGKLSLRQVGGGWLAQDSDDLTPQDIQFNVVSEKKPQDNELRDAEFAWLCVKHVKSNAIVIAKDNRMLGMGSGQPNRLESLRIALRKAGDEVKGAALASDAFFPFAWKDAVEEACESGIGVIAEPGGSIRDGDAVDCCNKYGVSLLFTKVRHFRH; this comes from the exons ATGTTGGGGACAGCTGCGTCTTCTGCCCCCACCATACCTACAACTGCCCAGACCGCCAACAGCATACGCCGCGCCTTTCAAACTACTACTTTCGACTCTCTCTCTTCTTCTCATCACCCTATTCTCTGCGCTCGCTTTCATTTCCTCTCGCTACGCTTCTTCTCGAATGTTTCCACCAAGGCCATGTCTCACTCTCAAACCCTCCATGCTTCTAATTACCACCCTCAATCCTCTGCTCCTG GCAATAAGCAAGCACTAATATCTTTGTCAGACAAGAAGGAACTGACCTTGCTTGGCAATGGCCTTCAAGAATTGGG GTACACAATTGTTTCAACTGGAGGAACTGCATCTGCCTTGGAAAATGCTGGTGTCTCCGTGACCAAAGTGGAGCAGCTTACTTGTTTCCCCGAAATG CTTGATGGTCGTGTGAAAACACTACATCCCAACATACATGGTGGTATTCTTGCTAGAAGAGACCAAAAGCATCATATGGAAGCTCTGAATGAGCATGGTATTG GTACATTTGATGTGGTGGTTGTGAACTTGTACCCCTTTTATGATAAAGTTACTTCTACGGGAGGAATTGCCTTTGATGATGGCATCGAGAATATTGACATTGGTGGCCCTGCAATGATTAGAGCTGCTGCAAAG AATCACAAGGATGTCTTGGTTGTTGTTGACTCACAAGACTATCCTGCACTCCTTGAATTCCTTAAAGGCAGTCAGGATGATCAACAGTTCCGGAGAAATCTTGCTTGGAAAGCTTTTGAGCATGTTGCTTCTTATGATTCTGCAGTTTCAGAGTGGCTCTGGAAACAGACTGGGGGAG ATAAATTCCCTCCCAAGTTGACAGTGCCATTATCCCTCAAAAGTTCACTTCGTTATGGTGAAAATCCTCATCAGAAGGCTGCATTTTATGTTGACAAGAGTCTGTCTGAGGTCAATGCTGGTGGTATTGCTACTGCTATTCAACACCATGGAAAG GAAATGTCATATAATAACTATTTAGATGCCGATGCTGCTTGGAATTGTGTCTCCGAGTTTAGGAACCCTACATGTGTTATTGTAAAGCACACAAATCCATGTGGCGTAGCTTCTGGTGATGACATCCTTGAGGCTTACAGGCTTGCTGTGAAAGCCGATCCAGTGAGTGCATTTGGAGGAATTGTAGCCTTCAACATAGAAGTAGATGAT GCTCTTGCTAAGGAAATCCGAGAGTTCAGAAGCCCAACGGATGGTGAAACTCGGATGTTTTATGAGATTGTTGTGGCTCCCAAGTATACAGAGAAGGGACTTGAGATCCTCTGTGGAAAATCAAAAACATTGAGGATCCTTGAAGCAAAGAAGAATGAGAAAGGGAAGCTCTCCTTACGACAGGTTGGTGGTGGGTGGTTAGCCCAGGATTCAGATGACTTGACCCCCCAAGATATCCAGTTCAATGTGGTATCTGAGAAGAAGCCACAAGATAATGAGCTTCGTGATGCAGAATTTGCATGGCTGTGTGTCAAGCATGTCAAAAGCAATGCTATTGTAATAGCAAAG GACAACCGTATGTTGGGTATGGGAAGCGGGCAGCCAAACCGTCTGGAGAGCTTGAGAATAGCTTTGAGGAAAGCAGGAGATGAGGTCAAGGGAGCTGCTTTGGCTAGTGATGCATTCTTTCCATTTG CTTGGAAAGATGCAGTGGAAGAAGCTTGTGAAAGTGGTATTGGAGTGATTGCAGAGCCTGGTGGGAGCATTAGAGATGGGGATGCTGTGGACTGTTGTAACAAGTACGGAGTTTCATTGCTTTTCACAAAAGTGAGACACTTTAGGCATTGA
- the LOC107945293 gene encoding RING-H2 finger protein ATL73, translated as MLQFLPLPYLSMAQTSPSPSAGTPSQETQEPTVDLNLMIIVAALLCALVCVLGLHSMLQCVLQCTHRTLTEPREWVASRRLNSGLKKKEMVALPTLTYANSGSPSSASGCAICLADFSKGDKIRMLPKCNHGFHVACIDKWLLSHSSCPTCRYRLNSNNDQIVTDF; from the coding sequence ATGCTTCAGTTTCTCCCACTTCCATATCTCTCCATGGCCCAAACTTCGCCATCTCCCTCTGCTGGTACTCCCAGTCAGGAGACACAAGAACCCACAGTAGACTTGAACCTCATGATCATCGTGGCAGCCTTGTTGTGTGCCTTGGTGTGTGTCTTAGGTCTTCACTCCATGCTACAATGCGTATTACAATGCACCCATCGTACCTTGACCGAGCCAAGGGAATGGGTGGCCTCCCGTAGACTGAACTCGGGTCTTAAGAAGAAAGAAATGGTAGCTTTACCAACTTTGACCTATGCAAATTCAGGGTCACCGTCATCAGCTTCAGGTTGCGCAATTTGCCTCGCGGATTTCTCGAAAGGTGACAAAATACGGATGCTTCCCAAATGCAACCATGGGTTCCACGTTGCGTGCATCGATAAATGGCTGCTCTCTCACTCTTCCTGTCCTACTTGCCGGTATAGGCTCAACTCCAATAACGACCAAATTGTTACAGATTTTTGA
- the LOC107945292 gene encoding polygalacturonase QRT3: MTKKLYSAASCYLIMLLLLQETSCSTGIRQDKLFELGSKLQELASPPSVPLHLDSLDSVTKNNGRAFYPIAYGADPTGVQESSDAISQALNDAFQVQTTLQMLPGLKDLGGVVIDLLGGSYKISNPIRFPASGGANIVVKGGSLRASDTFPGDRHLIEVWSPNSQPSSPTGFNDMKDENVGIYYEDVTFRDILFDSSFRGGGISVIDSARIRIDNCFFLHFSTQGILVQKGHETFISSCFLGQVSTVGGDKGERGFSGTAIQLSSNDNAITDIAIFSAAIGILLIGQANIVTGVHCYNKATAFGGVGILVKSTAALTRIDNCYLDFTAIVMEDPVQVHVTNGLFLGDANVVLKPIKGQISGLNIVNNMFNGNPGNMVPNIQLDGTFSTVNQVVIQHNNVNGMSLKSTVGEMTVAGNGTKWVADFSSLLVFPDRINHFQYSFHIQKEVSAGFPVHAVTNTSNNIVVVESDKAVNGVVSVAVDQFNRIGETSSLKV; encoded by the exons ATGACTAAGAAACTCTACTCGGCAGCATCCTGCTACCTAATCATGTTGTTGCTGTTGCAGGAAACTAGTTGTTCCACCGGCATCAGGCAAGACAAGTTATTTGAACTTGGATCAAAGTTACAAGAGCTGGCATCGCCACCTTCTGTTCCTCTCCATCTCGACTCCTTAGACTCAGTCACCAAAAAT AATGGAAGAGCGTTCTACCCAATTGCGTACGGGGCAGACCCTACTGGGGTGCAAGAGAGCAGTGACGCCATTTCGCAAGCGCTGAATGACGCTTTCCAGGTCCAAACCACTCTCCAAATGCTGCCTGGCTTGAAGGACTTGGGTGGTGTCGTCATTGATTTGCTCGGCGGAAGCTACAAAATCAGCAATCCTATAAGGTTTCCTGCTTCTGGGGGAGCCAATATTGTG GTGAAAGGAGGGTCGTTGCGGGCGTCAGACACATTCCCTGGTGACCGGCATCTCATAGAAGTATGGTCTCCGAATTCTCAACCATCATCCCCTACCGGTTTCAACGATATGAAAGATGAGAATGTAGGAATCTACTACGAGGACGTCACATTCCGGGACATTCTTTTCGATTCGAGCTTCCGAGGCGGAGGGATCTCTGTAATTGATTCCGCCAGAATCCGCATAGATAATTGCTTCTTCCTTCACTTCTCAACCCAAGGAATTCTAGTCCAAAAAGGTCACGAGACTTTCATATCCAGCTGTTTCCTAGGGCAGGTTTCCACTGTTGGTGGAGACAAAGGTGAGAGAGGCTTTTCGGGCACCGCCATTCAACTTTCAAGTAACGATAACGCGATAACCGATATTGCCATCTTCTCAGCAGCCATTGGCATTTTATTGATCGGCCAAGCTAATATTGTCACAGGGGTTCATTGTTATAACAAAGCAACAGCCTTTGGTGGAGTAGGAATTTTAGTAAAATCCACCGCTGCACTAACTAGAATTGACAATTGTTACTTAGATTTCACAGCTATAGTGATGGAAGACCCTGTTCAAGTTCATGTTACCAATGGGCTTTTCTTAGGAGATGCTAATGTAGTGTTGAAGCCGATTAAAGGACAAATATCAGGGCTGAATATAGTTAACAACATGTTTAATGGTAATCCTGGAAATATGGTTCCAAACATCCAATTAGACGGGACGTTTAGTACAGTAAATCAAGTGGTGATCCAGCACAACAATGTGAATGGCATGAGCCTGAAATCAACGGTTGGGGAAATGACGGTGGCCGGGAATGGAACAAAGTGGGTTGCTGATTTTTCATCACTGTTAGTATTTCCAGACCGGATAAATCATTTCCAATactcatttcatattcaaaaggAGGTGTCTGCAGGATTCCCTGTACATGCAGTCACCAATACGTCCAATAATATTGTAGTCGTAGAGAGTGACAAAGCAGTCAATGGGGTGGTTTCCGTGGCAGTTGATCAGTTCAATCGTATCGGAGAGACTAGTAGTCTAAAGGTTTAG